The segment ctagaactgaactaaaactgaactagaactgaactagaactgaactagaactgaactagaactgaactagaactgaactagaactgagctagaaatgtactagtactgaactagaactgaaatataattatgctAGAAATGGGCTAGAAATCCCTACATTTTGAAGAAGGCATTcagaaatttgtgaaaatttcttttcatttctatttttttaaaaagagaatagTTAAACCTTTCTTAAAGCTAAGTTAAACTAGAACTTTTAAAGTTAAACCTTTGTGGATAATTGTGTTAGgtatgtaagtttttttgttttgttagtatgtatgtatatttagtttaattttagataagatttcggttttattttcaaatttggtTTTTCACCATGTtttggtttaatattaaatagtatttaaaatgtgtataaaaaattaacagtgaaaaaatatatacttttttgttttgtatgttttggttttttcttgTTGTATGACTTGTTTTCATTCTACTAATATTAATGATCTAAAAAATTACAACtagttacaaaaaaataaatgtaaaaaaataaaaaaagagtttttttttgcaaaattttgtaatgatgttgataaacattttatacaaagtttttttgttttgtttttgttttgtttaaattaagtcCTTGTTTAAACTAAtgtgttttggttttttgttttaaatttttaagcgtttaaaaaaatatatattgtatgtatatttattattaaatgtacgttattttttcattaattgtaattaattattaatatttttgctttttgttttttggtttttctattATAGACTCTATTTGAGAGATattcactttttttattaattaattactttttttttctttgtagatGGTGATTACTTTAgtgtcattttaataaaatattattttatgttttcttttttcatatttttggtttaaagGACTCTTTCTTTTTGTGAGTgtaaaagtgatttttaattGGCAACTAATAATTGTTGATAGGAGCCAGTGGTATTGGAATAGAATGAATTGAGACCATCAATCAATTTCGAGTTGGAGGCAGCTGTAGCAGCAGCATTATTTCCAGAATCTTGAGAATTATTGCTATTAGCTGTGGAGGAAGCGGCAGCAGCAACAGTAGCTGCTGCTACAGCAGCCACAGCATTAGCAGCACTTTGTCTTTCAGTATTTGTAGCTTGATTGGCGGCAGTAGCCGAACCTGTTGATGGAACAGGACTAACGGCTCCATTACTTTCGGAGCCATTAACCGAGCCATTGGTTACGGTTACCGTTATATTGGCAGCATTATTATTGTTGCCCGCATTCTCCTTAGCATTAACACTATTATTacttatattttcatttgaatttttcatattaCCCGCAGCATTACCCACAACACCTActggatgttgttgttgctgctgctgttgaccATTTAGGCCAATGGGTGATTGTGGTTGCTGTTGATGTGGTGGCATATGATTACCACCACCCATACCGTAGAAACCATGTGGTtccaaataattattaaatttaccaTGACCAGTCACACCATTATTACCATGACCATACAAACCATTGTTGTCAGCATGAAAATGTGTATCGAACAAATTACGATGATGATTATTAAACTGTGGATACATGCCCATGGCCATATTGGGAAAATAGAAGGGATCACCATTGGCTGCAGTACCATTCTGAGTCAAACCCAATGACAGGGGATTGGGCGATAGAGAACGTGCTGGGGAGACGGGACCAATGGGTCCGAAATGGTTGCCGGGTTGTCCACTGCCGCCATTGGGTGAGTGACCATGACCGTGATGgatttgttgctgctgcatgGCACGTTGTTTTATATAGTTGGAGAATTCAGTGGGGGACATGCGATATGAAGTGCTATAAAggaagattaacaaaaaaattattagtttagaTCATTTAAAGaacaagttctgttctagttatgttctagttctgttctagttctgttctagttctgttctagttctgttctagttctgttctagttctgttcttgtactgttctagtactgctctagttctgttctagttctattctagttctgttctagttctgttctagttctgttctagttctgttctagttctgttctagttctgttctagttctgttctagttctgttctagttctgttctagttctgttctagttctgttctagttctgttctagttctgttctatttctgttctagttctgttttagttctgttctagttctgttctatttctgttctagttctgttctagttctgttctagttctgttctagttctgttctagttctgttctagttctgttctagttctgttctagttctgttctagttctgttctagttctgttctagttctgttctagttctgttctagttctgttctagttctgttctagttctgttctagttctgttctagttctgttctagttctgttctagttctgttctagttctgttctagttctgttctagttctgttctagttctgttctagttctgttctagttctgttttagttctgttctagttctgttctagttctgttctagttctgttctagttctgttctagttatgttctagttctgttctagttctgttctagttctgttctagttctgttctagttctgttctagttctgttctagttctgttctagttctgttctagttctgttctagttctgatctagttctgatctagttctgttctagttctgttctagttctgttctagttctgttctagttctgttctagttctcttctagttctgctctagttcagttctagttcagttctagttcagttctagttcagttctagttcagttctagttcagttctagttcagttctagttcagttctagttcagttctagttcagttctagttcagttctagttcagttctagttcagttctagttcagttctagttcagttctagttcagttctagttcagttctagttcagttctagttcagttctagttcagttctagttcagttctagttcagttctagttcagttctagttcagttctagttcagttctagttcagttctagttcagttctagttcagttctagttcagttttagttctgttccaaATTTGTTCcaaatctgttctagttctattaaaGTTATGTTCTGTTCCAGTTtcgttcagttctaattcatttctatTTGAAATCTGCTACTTACTTGTTAGTTCTCTTCGAGTTTGTCTTCAATTTGGTCGAACCAAATTTCGTTTGAGCAAATGTGGCCGTGGTAAAAGTTAATGGTGCCTGTGAACGTTGCAAAAAGGAACCGCCATTTAGAACAGCAGCAGCCACCGGATTGGGGCTACCCTTATAAGTGGGAGAATTCGAAGAAGCCGATAAGGGTGATGAACCAGCCAAAGGCGAAGTCTTGGGACTTAAGCTCAAATTATTCATGCTCGTGTTAACGGCCTCGATGGGACGAAAGCATTGAGCTTCAggattaaatgttttattaacctCTCCATCGGCAGAGGAGTTATCCTCTTGATTGTCGCTATTCTCGGAATAGAGAATCTATAAGGAAAATAGTATTTATATGTAAtgacatttaagtaaaaatgttaaagatcTTGTAAAACTACCTTAACGGAGCCCTTTTCTCCAATGCGATAGGACACCTCTCCGGGGTCCACCCATACGGATAGCTCATTTGGAAGATTTTCTAGAATATCTGTTATGGGCACGCCACTTTCACGGGCGGCACGCTCCAAAACGGAATCAATAGGATCGCCTGTTTTGAGGCAACGAAATGCAGAACCCTGTAAATGCGGAacaatgaagaaaattttaaatttaaagaaaaagttataaattaatactttgtttataaacatttttaagtgattttagtTGCACTTACCTTAAAGGGCTTTTCAGGATACCAATGTCCTTGGAATTTATCTCGTAATGCTTTTTCCAACTCTTCACCGAATATATTCACACGCCTCCTGGGCAGTTTATTGTACAAATATGAAATGACGAAATTTAATGCAACTTGTATTTCAATatgcatttttgttgttgtttttgtggttttgtcgttgttattattgttgttaaatagTTACAAATATCACTGTGATAACTTATAATGAAGTATTTTAGTTGTcgcaattgatttttttgttgtttgtttttctctgctaattacattaaagtatttataatcTGCAAAGGTTTCTTGATTTGTTTTATCTTAAGGATTTTTtatctacaaaatatttaaattattttaatatgactGCAAtgactgtttgtttgtttgtttaactgTCTATTCGACTGACTATTTGACTTTATAGAATTTATAAGCGTATTATGTTGTAATAGTTTCGTAGATGTTTTGttgtagtatttatttattgttaaaaaattctttttgttctgcttaaatttttcaaaatttagtttacttttgttgttgtttttagttgatgtaatttttttctttggcaACGTTTTGTCTTTTCTGTTTCTGTATTTTCTAGATTCTACTTGTGAgatgtttgttttataatttgtcgttttggaatttcttttttttgttggtttgtgggaaagaaataattttatacgTAGTTGTTGTTTAATTAATGATCTGTAAAGAAAAGAGAGAAGAGTTAGGAAATAAAAcattagtgaaaaaaattaaaatttatttatcataatctTAAACGAAATGTTACAGTTCAAAAGCAATAAATTTTAGATACATATTTGATATATTAACCAAACTATTTTTAACTAATCTTTTAAGTAACCGAACGAGacatgaactaaaactgaactagaactgaactagaactgaactagaactgaactagaactgaactaaaactgaactagaactgaactagaactgaactagaactgaactagaactgaactagaactgaactagaactgaactagaactaaactagaactgaactagaactgaactagaactgaactagaactgaactagaactgaactagaactgaactagaactaaactagaactgaactagaactgaactataactgaactataactgaactagaactgaactagaactgaactagaactgaactagaactgaactagaactgaactagaactgaactagaactgaactagaactgaactagaactgaactagaactgaactagaactgaactagaactaaactagaactgaactagaactgaactagaactgaactagaactgaactagaactgaactagaactgaactagaactaaactagaactgaactagaactgaactagaactgaactagaactgaactagaactgaactagaactgaactagtactgaactagaactgaactagaactgaactagaactgaactagaactgaactagaactgaactagaactgaactagaactgaactagaactgaactagaactgaactagaactgaactagaactgaactagaactaaactagaactgaactagaactgaactagaactgaactagaactgaactagaactgaactagaactgaactagtactgaactagaactgaactagaactgaactagaactgaactagaactgaactagaactgaactagaactgaactagaactgaactagaactgaactagaactgaactagaactgaactagaactgaactagaactgaactagaactaaactagaactgaactagaactgaactagaactgaactagaactgaactagaactgaactagaactgaactagaactgaactagaactgaactagaactgaactagaactgaactagaactgaactagaactgaactagaactgaactctagttcagttctagttcagttctagttcagttctagttcagttttagttcagttctagttcagttctagttcagttctagttcagttctagttcagttttagttcatgtCTCGTTCGGTTACTTAAAAGATTAGTTAAAAATAGTTTGGTTAATATATCAAATATGTATCTAAAATTTATTGCTTTTGAACTGTAACATTTCGTTTAagattatgataaataaattttaatttttttcactaatgTTTTATTTCCTAACTCTTCTCTCTTTTCTTTACAGATCATTAATTAAACAACAACTAcgtataaaattatttctttcccacaaaccaacaaaaaaaagaaattccaaaacgacaaattataaaacaaacatcTCACAAGTAGAATCTAGAAAATACAGAAACAGAAAAGACAAAACGTtgccaaagaaaaaaattacatcaactaaaaacaacaacaaaagtaaactaaattttgaaaaatttaagcagaacaaaaagaattttttaacaataaataaatactacaaCAAAACATCTACGAAACTATTACAACATAATACGCTTATAAATTCTATAAAGTCAAATAGTCAGTCGAATAGAcagttaaacaaacaaacaaacagtcaTTGCagtcatattaaaataatttaaatattttgtagataAAAAATCCTTAAGATAAAACAAATCAAGAAACCTTTGCAgattataaatactttaatgtaattagcagagaaaaacaaacaacaaaaaaatcaattgcgACAACTAAAATACTTCATTATAAGTTATCACAGTGATATTTGTAActatttaacaacaataataacaacgacaaaaccacaaaaacaacaacaaaaatgcatATTGAAATACAAGTTGCATTAAATTTCGTCATTTCATATTTGTACAATAAACTGCCCAGGAGGCGTGTGAATATATTCGGTGAAGAGTTGGAAAAAGCATTACGAGATAAATTCCAAGGACATTGGTATCCTGAAAAGCCCTTTAAGGTAAGTGCAactaaaatcacttaaaaatgtttataaacaaagtattaatttataactttttctttaaatttaaaattttcttcattgtTCCGCATTTACAGGGTTCTGCATTTCGTTGCCTCAAAACAGGCGATCCTATTGATTCCGTTTTGGAGCGTGCCGCCCGTGAAAGTGGCGTGCCCATAACAGATATTCTAGAAAATCTTCCAAATGAGCTATCCGTATGGGTGGACCCCGGAGAGGTGTCCTATCGCATTGGAGAAAAGGGCTCCGTTAAGGTAGTTTTACAAgatctttaacatttttacttaaatgtcaTTACATATAAATACTATTTTCCTTATAGATTCTCTATTCCGAGAATAGCGACAATCAAGAGGATAACTCCTCTGCCGATGGAGaggttaataaaacatttaatccTGAAGCTCAATGCTTTCGTCCCATCGAGGCCGTTAACACGAGCATGAATAATTTGAGCTTAAGTCCCAAGACTTCGCCTTTGGCTGGTTCATCACCCTTATCGGCTTCTTCGAATTCTCCCACTTATAAGGGTAGCCCCAATCCGGTGGCTGCTGCTGTTCTAAATGGCGGTTCCTTTTTGCAACGTTCACAGGCACCATTAACTTTTACCACGGCCACATTTGCTCAAACGAAATTTGGTTCGACCAAATTGAAGACAAACTCGAAGAGAACTAACAAGTAAGTAGCAGATTTCAAatagaaatgaattagaactgaacgaAACTGGAACAGAACATAACtttaatagaactagaacagatttgGAACAAATttggaacagaactaaaactgaactagaactgaactagaactgaactagaactgaactagaactgaactagaactgaactagaactgaactagaactgaactagaactgaactagaactgaactagaactgaactagaactgaactagaactgaactagaactgaactgaactagaactgaactagaactgaactagaactgaactagaactgaactagaactgaattagaactgaacttgaactgaaccaaaactaaACTGAATTTcgtataatattttacaatctTAAGTTTTTTGCCCCAGAtttcttgaaataaaaatattttcattccaatatttcaagtgttttttaaacgatttatggtactatattgtaaattaattagttttgcaaaaaacaagagaaaaaaatcattttgtaactAAAGCACACAAATACACACCTCAAACACAAAACATTCTTACCTATACATGGAAAATATTGAGGTTTACAAAACCTATTGACAGCACACAcgtttcaaaaatcaatttacaaAACTTCCGCACGATCGAACACTAAATATCGAC is part of the Lucilia cuprina isolate Lc7/37 chromosome 3, ASM2204524v1, whole genome shotgun sequence genome and harbors:
- the LOC111687302 gene encoding protein Tob1, with protein sequence MHIEIQVALNFVISYLYNKLPRRRVNIFGEELEKALRDKFQGHWYPEKPFKGSAFRCLKTGDPIDSVLERAARESGVPITDILENLPNELSVWVDPGEVSYRIGEKGSVKILYSENSDNQEDNSSADGEVNKTFNPEAQCFRPIEAVNTSMNNLSLSPKTSPLAGSSPLSASSNSPTYKGSPNPVAAAVLNGGSFLQRSQAPLTFTTATFAQTKFGSTKLKTNSKRTNNTSYRMSPTEFSNYIKQRAMQQQQIHHGHGHSPNGGSGQPGNHFGPIGPVSPARSLSPNPLSLGLTQNGTAANGDPFYFPNMAMGMYPQFNNHHRNLFDTHFHADNNGLYGHGNNGVTGHGKFNNYLEPHGFYGMGGGNHMPPHQQQPQSPIGLNGQQQQQQQHPVGVVGNAAGNMKNSNENISNNSVNAKENAGNNNNAANITVTVTNGSVNGSESNGAVSPVPSTGSATAANQATNTERQSAANAVAAVAAATVAAAASSTANSNNSQDSGNNAAATAASNSKLIDGLNSFYSNTTGSYQQLLVAN
- the LOC124418979 gene encoding protein Tob1-like gives rise to the protein MHIEIQVALNFVISYLYNKLPRRRVNIFGEELEKALRDKFQGHWYPEKPFKGSAFRCLKTGDPIDSVLERAARESGVPITDILENLPNELSVWVDPGEVSYRIGEKGSVKILYSENSDNQEDNSSADGEVNKTFNPEAQCFRPIEAVNTSMNNLSLSPKTSPLAGSSPLSASSNSPTYKGSPNPVAAAVLNGGSFLQRSQAPLTFTTATFAQTKFGSTKLKTNSKRTNK